The following coding sequences are from one Arthrobacter crystallopoietes window:
- a CDS encoding sugar ABC transporter permease yields MTTNPTSPVVPVATDLQDERLIRTEGFKGAVKVGINRVRGGDLGVLPIVVGLLVIWSIFQLLNPFFLSSANLVNLLLESAAVGVIALGIVCVLLVGEIDLSVGSVSGLSAAIVGVTFIKQDWPIGLAILTAMAAGAAIGLVYSLVYTRFGVPSFVITLAGLLGFLGLQLFVLGVEGTINLPFDSFLVWFGQQAFVPGWLSYVLAVLGVAGFFLSQLTLSRQRVKAGLSGRPMRLVVIQTVLLAVILLFAVWYLNQARGVGWMFVFFAALVLVMHYAFTRTRWGRSVYAVGGNREAARRAGISVNRIYVSIFVLCSTFAAVGGMLAAGRLAASAQSSGTGDVNLNAIAAAVIGGTSLFGGRGSAFSALLGILVIQSISSGLTLLNLESSFRYMITGLVLLLAVILDAVSRKSRTSHGRA; encoded by the coding sequence ATGACAACCAATCCAACCAGTCCGGTCGTCCCGGTGGCCACCGATCTGCAGGATGAACGGCTGATCCGGACCGAGGGCTTCAAGGGCGCCGTCAAGGTCGGGATCAACCGGGTCCGCGGCGGCGACTTGGGCGTGCTGCCCATCGTCGTCGGACTGCTGGTTATCTGGAGCATTTTCCAGCTGCTCAACCCCTTCTTCCTCTCCAGCGCCAATCTGGTCAACCTCCTGTTGGAGAGCGCCGCCGTCGGAGTCATCGCGCTGGGCATCGTCTGCGTCCTGCTGGTCGGCGAGATTGATCTGTCCGTCGGCTCCGTCAGCGGCCTATCGGCCGCGATCGTCGGCGTCACCTTCATCAAGCAGGACTGGCCGATCGGGCTGGCGATCCTCACGGCGATGGCCGCCGGAGCTGCCATCGGCCTGGTCTATTCGCTGGTGTACACCAGGTTCGGGGTGCCGTCCTTCGTGATCACGCTGGCCGGCCTCCTCGGCTTCCTCGGCCTGCAACTGTTTGTGCTCGGCGTCGAGGGCACCATCAATCTGCCGTTCGATTCCTTCCTGGTCTGGTTCGGCCAGCAGGCGTTCGTGCCGGGATGGCTGTCCTACGTGCTGGCGGTCCTCGGTGTGGCAGGCTTCTTCCTCAGCCAGCTCACGCTCTCCCGCCAGCGCGTCAAGGCAGGACTGTCCGGGCGGCCGATGCGGCTGGTGGTGATCCAGACAGTCCTGCTGGCCGTGATCCTGCTCTTCGCGGTGTGGTACCTGAACCAGGCACGCGGCGTCGGTTGGATGTTCGTCTTCTTCGCAGCCCTGGTGCTGGTGATGCACTACGCCTTCACCCGGACCCGGTGGGGCCGCTCCGTCTATGCCGTCGGCGGCAACCGGGAAGCTGCGCGGCGGGCCGGCATCAGCGTCAACCGCATCTACGTGTCCATCTTCGTTCTGTGCTCGACGTTCGCGGCCGTCGGCGGCATGCTGGCTGCCGGCCGGCTGGCAGCCTCCGCGCAGAGCAGCGGCACCGGCGACGTGAACCTGAATGCCATCGCCGCCGCGGTGATCGGCGGGACCAGCCTGTTCGGCGGCCGCGGCTCCGCGTTCTCCGCCCTTCTGGGCATCCTGGTGATCCAGTCCATCTCCAGTGGCCTCACCCTGCTCAACCTTGAATCCTCCTTCCGTTACATGATCACCGGCTTGGTACTGCTGCTCGCCGTGATCCTCGACGCCGTCTCACGCAAGTCCCGCACCTCGCACGGCCGCGCCTAG
- a CDS encoding ATP-binding cassette domain-containing protein, with translation MRGVSKHFGAVAALTDIDLDVHAGEVVALVGDNGAGKSTLVKILAGVHPQDTGTVNFDGKDVTIHTPVDSIQLGIATVFQDLALCDNLSVVDNLFLGRELGPWRLNEVEMEVQSWKLLRQLSAKIPSVRIAVASLSGGQRQTVAIARSLLGSPKLIILDEPTAALGVAQTAEVLNLVERLRENGLAVIMISHNMQDVKAVADRVAVLRLGKNNGTFRMKEVSTDELIAAITGATDNVVTQRAAQTGAAAAANAAGTAGTVGGADRLDGPGGGSLPPGQAPGSPGQPGSGPAPEEGAAP, from the coding sequence ATGCGGGGGGTCAGCAAGCACTTCGGTGCCGTGGCCGCCCTCACCGACATCGACCTGGATGTCCATGCCGGCGAAGTCGTCGCCCTTGTCGGGGACAACGGCGCCGGGAAGTCGACTCTGGTCAAGATTCTCGCGGGCGTGCATCCTCAGGACACCGGAACCGTGAACTTCGACGGCAAGGATGTCACCATCCACACGCCGGTGGATTCCATCCAGTTGGGCATTGCCACTGTGTTCCAGGACCTCGCCCTCTGTGACAACCTCAGCGTCGTCGACAACCTCTTCCTTGGCCGGGAGCTGGGGCCATGGCGGCTGAACGAAGTGGAGATGGAGGTCCAGTCCTGGAAACTGCTGCGCCAGCTCTCGGCCAAGATCCCCTCGGTCCGCATCGCCGTTGCTTCCCTGTCCGGCGGCCAGCGGCAGACCGTCGCCATCGCCCGGTCGCTGCTCGGCAGCCCCAAGCTCATCATCCTCGATGAGCCGACGGCTGCTCTCGGCGTGGCGCAGACAGCCGAAGTCCTGAATCTGGTCGAGCGGCTGCGCGAGAACGGCCTCGCGGTAATCATGATCAGCCACAATATGCAGGACGTTAAAGCGGTCGCCGACCGCGTCGCCGTGCTGCGCCTGGGGAAGAACAACGGCACGTTCCGTATGAAGGAAGTGTCTACCGATGAACTGATCGCCGCCATCACCGGCGCCACCGACAACGTCGTGACCCAGCGCGCCGCCCAAACCGGCGCCGCAGCCGCCGCCAACGCGGCGGGGACGGCAGGAACGGTGGGCGGGGCCGACCGGCTGGACGGACCAGGTGGAGGTTCGCTGCCGCCCGGCCAAGCCCCCGGAAGCCCCGGGCAACCAGGGTCCGGACCAGCACCGGAAGAAGGAGCCGCACCATGA